One region of Streptomyces sp. Edi4 genomic DNA includes:
- a CDS encoding DUF6247 family protein, translating into MTLTDPGRKTVMAAPAVPSRAYGEVTTRQEVPMSAQPEEAPAPPAPAAAAQLLAQLRTDRRAETWVPAFERDWAKALDDSRHTYSLTPLHDVVRAWQLRVAAAPAVDAYLDSGRDESGFVDLDDVLGARR; encoded by the coding sequence ATGACGCTCACCGACCCCGGAAGGAAAACAGTCATGGCCGCTCCCGCCGTCCCGTCCCGCGCGTACGGTGAAGTGACGACCCGCCAGGAGGTGCCCATGAGCGCGCAGCCCGAGGAAGCCCCCGCCCCGCCGGCCCCGGCCGCCGCCGCCCAGCTGCTCGCCCAGCTACGCACCGACCGCCGCGCGGAGACCTGGGTGCCGGCCTTCGAGCGGGACTGGGCCAAGGCCCTGGACGACTCCCGCCACACCTACAGCCTCACCCCGCTCCACGACGTCGTACGCGCCTGGCAGTTGCGCGTCGCCGCGGCCCCGGCCGTCGACGCCTACCTGGACTCCGGCCGTGACGAGTCCGGCTTCGTGGACCTGGACGACGTCCTCGGTGCCCGCCGGTGA